A genomic stretch from Bacillus sp. N1-1 includes:
- the fdhD gene encoding formate dehydrogenase accessory sulfurtransferase FdhD produces the protein MEKHLTDRIVLSYREGEWVEKDDQIALEKPLTIRVNHTEFATLVCTPDHLEDMVTGFLASEGVIRSYGDIEEMLFNESQGIVNVKANVHIPLTSETYTKRVIGSCCGKSRHFYLQSDSRTARTIMKAPHLTAQECLGNMMALQSQSTTFKTTGGVHNAAIFLDGELLASRTDIGRHNALDKLYGYVLRHHLKPSDLSVAFSGRISSEVVIKLSKMGIGVLLSKSAPTELAIQLAEDLNITTVGFIRNGGFNVYTKPERIER, from the coding sequence ATGGAGAAACACTTAACAGATCGAATCGTATTAAGCTATCGAGAAGGCGAATGGGTGGAAAAAGATGACCAAATCGCATTAGAAAAGCCGTTAACCATTCGAGTGAATCATACGGAGTTTGCAACGCTCGTTTGCACACCGGATCATTTAGAAGATATGGTTACAGGTTTTTTAGCATCAGAGGGAGTCATCCGGTCTTACGGGGATATTGAGGAAATGCTCTTTAATGAAAGTCAGGGAATCGTGAATGTCAAAGCCAATGTTCACATTCCTTTAACATCTGAAACGTATACAAAACGAGTGATTGGCTCTTGCTGTGGGAAAAGTAGACATTTTTACTTGCAAAGCGATTCTAGGACGGCTAGGACTATTATGAAGGCGCCACATCTAACAGCACAAGAATGCCTCGGGAACATGATGGCGCTACAAAGCCAATCAACGACTTTTAAAACAACCGGTGGTGTCCATAATGCGGCTATCTTTCTCGATGGTGAGCTTTTAGCTTCACGAACCGATATTGGAAGACACAATGCGCTCGATAAATTATATGGATATGTTCTTCGTCATCATCTCAAGCCGTCCGATCTTAGCGTAGCCTTTAGTGGCAGAATATCGTCTGAAGTCGTCATTAAACTTTCTAAAATGGGTATTGGTGTTCTTCTCTCGAAGTCTGCCCCTACTGAGTTAGCGATTCAATTGGCAGAGGATTTAAACATAACAACCGTTGGTTTTATCCGAAACGGAGGATTTAATGTCTACACAAAGCCCGAACGCATTGAACGCTAA
- the moaA gene encoding GTP 3',8-cyclase MoaA: MPSENLVYDQFKRPLRDLRISVTDRCNFRCRYCMPEETFGPDYEFLPKTSLLQFEEITKLARLFVEMGVEKIRLTGGEPLLRRDLDVLITMLSEINGLTDIALTTNASLLKKKAFKLKEAGLTRVNVSLDAIHDETFGKMNGRGTKIKPVLEGIQAAADAGLQVKINMVVQKGVNDHEIVPMASYFRNSGHIVRFIEYMDVGNSNGWKFDHVMSKKEIIDQLSEVYDLEPIDAAYFGEVASRYQYKDGSGEIGVISSVSDSFCSSCTRARLSADGALYTCLFASKGTSLRNPLRNGATDEELRTMLANLWHGRDDRYSDERTEESVLNREKIEMSFIGG, translated from the coding sequence ATGCCTTCAGAAAACCTTGTTTACGATCAATTTAAACGCCCACTAAGGGATCTTCGCATATCGGTTACAGACCGGTGTAACTTCCGTTGCCGCTATTGTATGCCTGAAGAAACGTTCGGTCCAGATTATGAATTTCTTCCAAAAACAAGTCTCCTTCAATTTGAAGAGATTACAAAGCTTGCTCGTTTATTTGTTGAAATGGGGGTTGAGAAAATCCGTCTTACTGGTGGTGAACCGCTTTTAAGAAGAGATCTGGATGTCCTAATCACCATGTTATCTGAAATTAATGGGTTAACGGATATAGCGCTTACGACAAATGCTTCGCTTCTGAAAAAGAAAGCCTTCAAGTTAAAAGAGGCAGGACTAACTCGAGTGAATGTTAGCCTTGATGCGATTCATGACGAAACATTTGGAAAGATGAATGGAAGAGGCACGAAGATAAAACCTGTCCTTGAAGGAATTCAAGCAGCCGCGGATGCCGGTCTTCAAGTCAAAATCAATATGGTCGTTCAAAAGGGAGTCAATGACCATGAAATTGTGCCTATGGCTTCTTATTTTAGAAATAGTGGCCATATCGTTCGTTTCATTGAGTACATGGATGTTGGAAATTCGAACGGATGGAAATTTGATCATGTGATGAGTAAAAAGGAAATCATTGATCAATTATCAGAAGTTTATGATTTAGAACCTATTGATGCAGCATACTTCGGAGAGGTCGCGTCCCGTTACCAATACAAAGATGGTAGTGGAGAGATTGGCGTCATTTCATCTGTTAGCGACTCGTTTTGTTCAAGTTGCACAAGAGCGCGTCTTTCTGCCGATGGTGCTCTGTACACATGCTTATTTGCTTCTAAAGGGACTAGTCTTCGAAACCCACTAAGAAACGGAGCCACTGATGAAGAGCTAAGGACCATGTTAGCAAACTTATGGCATGGACGAGATGATCGCTATTCAGATGAGCGAACGGAAGAAAGTGTATTAAATCGAGAAAAGATAGAAATGTCCTTTATAGGTGGTTAA
- a CDS encoding DUF6612 family protein — protein MKFRMIAMVSALMLILAACSGTSESGGEVSVEEGVDAKEVFEKSILAQEDIDNFHMKADMSQSIGSGEEEMEVKSVINADMVMDPMAFHQMIDMSADGESMQVESYFTEEGFFMKQGEQWMKFPDDMTDTLLSLQETQGDPLEQMEMLKEYVDEFTLREEEETYVMTLKASGEKFQGLMEKTAEEMGGQNQMMEDAMDQMNVNEVAYTYTIDKENYLPVQMKMKMDSEMTMEGETISSVMEMDATYDQYNEIDEVKVPEEVIEQAQEMPGMSE, from the coding sequence ATGAAGTTTCGAATGATTGCAATGGTTAGTGCACTCATGCTTATCTTAGCTGCATGCAGTGGGACTTCGGAATCTGGTGGGGAAGTAAGCGTTGAAGAGGGTGTCGACGCGAAAGAAGTTTTTGAGAAATCCATTTTAGCTCAGGAAGACATTGATAATTTCCATATGAAAGCGGATATGAGTCAGAGCATCGGATCAGGTGAAGAAGAGATGGAAGTGAAGAGCGTCATTAATGCTGATATGGTGATGGATCCAATGGCTTTTCATCAAATGATTGATATGTCAGCGGATGGAGAAAGCATGCAGGTAGAATCATACTTTACTGAAGAAGGCTTTTTTATGAAGCAAGGTGAACAGTGGATGAAATTTCCTGATGATATGACGGACACGCTGCTTTCTCTTCAAGAAACGCAAGGTGATCCCCTTGAGCAAATGGAAATGCTAAAAGAATATGTTGATGAATTTACGTTAAGAGAAGAAGAAGAAACGTATGTGATGACACTTAAAGCATCAGGTGAGAAATTCCAAGGTTTAATGGAGAAAACAGCGGAAGAAATGGGTGGACAAAATCAAATGATGGAAGACGCAATGGATCAAATGAACGTAAATGAAGTTGCCTACACCTATACAATTGATAAGGAAAATTACCTTCCTGTTCAAATGAAAATGAAGATGGATAGTGAGATGACCATGGAAGGTGAAACGATTTCAAGTGTGATGGAAATGGACGCCACTTATGATCAGTATAATGAAATTGATGAAGTAAAAGTCCCGGAAGAAGTGATTGAACAGGCACAGGAAATGCCGGGAATGAGTGAGTAA
- a CDS encoding LTA synthase family protein, producing MINSIGSIALLLGIGLFRKQSKPGLMLAVYFILSALLYCNILYYRFYIDFVTVPVLFQFGNVGGLGQSTVELLNLYDPFIVFDSIVLFWLLKRKGLHKLALSKKLKKRTAISSVAVLLCTAALALIMHPLLFEKSYDRELFVKSLGAYTYHIYDIGFNSFTSINSAFADDTELSEIEKYVKDKEVEPSSYEGIAKGKNLILISLESTQAFMLNESVNGEEATPFLNKLKEDSFFFPNFYHQTAQGKTSDAEFMIDSSLYPLSGGSVFVRKPQNEFFSLPEALNNEGYTTTSFHGNDREFWNRSEMYETLGYDRFYSKKDFDVSDENSINYGLKDIPFFKQSIPYLKELEQPYSAKFLTLTNHFPYLLEEEDTMISLPETKEEVVNRYFATVRYEDEAIKTFFEEMKAAGLYEDSIFVLYGDHYGLSETYDTALGEYLGDKIGPVEHVDLQKVPLIIHIPGEEGEVINTVGGQVDLKPTILELLGVEESKSLNFGTSLFSENRKDLVIFRDGSFITKNLIYTKNTCYNKETTSKTNRNKCARYFGDVQDELDYSDQVIYGDLLRFIQ from the coding sequence ATGATAAATTCGATAGGATCAATCGCATTACTGCTAGGTATCGGTCTATTTAGAAAGCAGTCAAAACCAGGCCTGATGCTAGCAGTTTATTTTATTTTGTCAGCATTACTTTATTGCAACATTTTATATTATCGTTTTTACATAGACTTTGTGACAGTACCCGTCCTCTTTCAGTTTGGAAATGTAGGAGGTCTTGGTCAGAGTACAGTTGAGTTATTGAACTTATATGATCCGTTCATTGTCTTTGATTCAATCGTTTTATTTTGGTTATTAAAGCGGAAAGGACTACATAAATTAGCTCTTTCCAAGAAACTGAAGAAAAGAACAGCGATTAGTAGCGTCGCAGTTCTTTTATGTACAGCTGCGTTAGCACTTATCATGCATCCTCTATTATTTGAAAAATCATATGATCGAGAACTGTTTGTTAAATCGCTAGGAGCCTATACGTATCACATTTATGATATTGGGTTTAATTCTTTTACTTCAATTAATAGTGCATTTGCAGATGATACGGAGCTATCTGAGATTGAGAAGTATGTGAAAGATAAGGAAGTCGAACCTTCCTCCTATGAAGGAATAGCAAAGGGGAAGAATCTTATTCTTATCTCACTAGAATCGACTCAAGCGTTTATGCTTAATGAAAGTGTTAACGGAGAGGAAGCAACACCTTTTTTAAATAAGTTAAAAGAAGACAGTTTTTTCTTTCCGAATTTCTACCATCAAACAGCACAGGGGAAAACTTCCGATGCGGAATTTATGATTGATAGTAGTTTATACCCTCTTTCAGGAGGATCAGTTTTTGTAAGAAAGCCACAAAACGAATTTTTCTCTCTGCCAGAGGCATTAAATAACGAAGGGTATACAACAACATCTTTTCACGGAAATGATCGTGAGTTTTGGAATCGATCAGAAATGTATGAGACGCTAGGATATGATCGTTTTTATTCAAAGAAAGATTTTGACGTTAGTGATGAGAATTCCATTAACTATGGGTTAAAAGACATTCCATTTTTTAAACAGTCGATTCCCTATTTAAAAGAGTTGGAGCAGCCGTATTCTGCTAAATTTTTAACGCTGACGAATCATTTCCCTTATTTATTAGAAGAAGAAGATACAATGATTTCCCTGCCTGAGACGAAAGAAGAAGTTGTGAACCGTTATTTTGCGACTGTCCGTTATGAAGATGAAGCGATAAAAACCTTTTTTGAAGAAATGAAAGCAGCCGGTTTATATGAAGATTCGATTTTTGTTCTATATGGTGATCACTATGGTTTATCTGAAACGTACGATACTGCCCTGGGGGAGTATCTGGGTGATAAAATTGGCCCAGTTGAACACGTTGATCTCCAAAAAGTTCCTCTTATCATTCATATTCCAGGGGAAGAAGGCGAAGTAATAAATACGGTTGGTGGACAGGTCGATTTAAAACCAACAATTTTAGAATTATTAGGTGTAGAAGAAAGTAAGAGTTTAAATTTCGGAACGAGCCTTTTTTCAGAAAATCGAAAAGACCTTGTGATTTTTCGTGATGGAAGCTTTATTACAAAAAACCTAATTTATACAAAGAATACGTGTTATAACAAAGAAACCACGTCAAAAACGAATCGAAACAAATGTGCTCGTTATTTTGGTGATGTTCAAGATGAACTCGATTATTCAGACCAGGTTATCTATGGTGACTTATTGCGTTTTATTCAATAA